A stretch of the Aegilops tauschii subsp. strangulata cultivar AL8/78 chromosome 4, Aet v6.0, whole genome shotgun sequence genome encodes the following:
- the LOC109785301 gene encoding protein FAR1-RELATED SEQUENCE 5 encodes MSVVLGSDKDAVSCENALENTTQDIGNSSGDSDEDDDDSVSKDEEYMFPTPDEIEKTNVPQVGKVFSTLDAAKRFVNVYALTNGFGIKKGRNHKNRKISFVCNKSRKTVSTYTGARKRRINVLQRTNCQMHVTVCLEDGKWHIQSQDLKHNHDLVSSPSLTQFFLSHRSMNDAEKLLSRLLQEHRIKPWKIMSIFRKLCGGKFGNITFDVKKLDNLKQDDREKRSNTDIEHTLDYIEKLQVDKPGFVYKAQRHSSNSILSLFWTDARSRMDYLLYGDIISFDTTFSTNKYNMPFAPIIGVNGHSRTIVFGWALLQDEKVDTFKWLFETFVEVMGGKKPGVVLTDQDAAMKKAVPKVFPDALHRFCIWHVWRKARENLKVYFHLKKGMEKDLDECIMQSLTVEEFETKWQEMLEKHSCGKHAHIKRMWENRQYFVPAYYQRVFCPFTRSTSRSESFNSNFKDYVLRKDTIETFIRPYELFQESVIHIENEDRFLSNEKIPVMWGYQRFERHAAEIYTRAIYSKFLTEMMNATTFGVREIEKDKNYELKRNFEYEIPEFDREIFTVHVDRAAEQFDYECGKFDRDGILCCHILRLFTQFDYLKIPERYIVARWTREFREIKLRKHKIDVLGPQSQDQSHNAVRYAIVMNTVGEVCSDISHDSGYRQELLDAVKTVHNKYLAGREETEGNQEANENERNRNSDNGLKDPAVKKNKSVNKGNRMKPRSEIEAQKCAARKRKNSI; translated from the exons ATGAGCGTGGTGCTTGGTTCTGATAAG GATGCAGTTTCTTGTGAGAATGCTCTTGAAAACACAACCCAAGATATTGGTAATAGCAGTGGGGATtctgatgaagatgatgatgatagTGTTTCAAAAGATGAAGAGTATATGTTTCCAACGCCGGATGAAATAGAGAAGACAAATGTGCCTCAAGTTGGAAAGGTGTTCAGTACTCTGGATGCTGCTAAAAGGTTTGTTAATGTATATGCTCTGACCAATGGATTCGGAATAAAGAAAGGAAGAAACCACAAGAATAGAAAGATATCTTTTGTTTGCAACAAGAGTAGGAAGACTGTGTCGACATATACAGGGGCAAGAAAAAGGAGGATAAATGTTCTTCAAAGAACGAACTGCCAAATGCATGTTACAGTCTGCTTGGAAGATGGAAAATGGCACATTCAATCCCAAGATTTGAAGCATAACCATGATTTGGTTTCTTCTCCATCTCTAACACAATTCTTCCTTAGTCATAGAAGTATGAATGATGCTGAGAAGTTATTGTCCAGGCTCCTACAGGAACACAGAATAAAACCTTGGAAAATCATGAGCATATTTAGGAAGCTATGTGGTGGAAAATTTGGGAATATAACTTTTGATGTCAAGAAACTTGACAATTTGAAGCAAGATGACCGTGAGAAGAGAAGTAACACAGACATAGAACACACTTTGGATTATATTGAGAAGTTGCAAGTTGATAAGCCTGGTTTTGTATACAAAGCACAGAGACATTCTTCCAATTCCATCCTTAGTTTGTTTTGGACTGATGCAAGGTCAAGGATGGATTACCTGTTGTATGGAGATATTATTTCGTTTGATACAACGTTCAGCACCAACAAATATAACATGCCTTTTGCGCCAATAATAGGAGTTAATGGCCACTCGAGAACAATTGTCTTTGGCTGGGCTCTTTTGCAAGATGAGAAAGTAGATACTTTCAAGTGGCTATTTGAGACATTTGTTGAAGTGATGGGTGGAAAGAAGCCAGGAGTTGTGCTCACTGATCAAGATGCTGCTATGAAAAAAGCAGTTCCAAAGGTGTTCCCAGATGCATTGCACAGATTTTGTATTTGGCATGTTTGGAGGAAAGCAAGGGAGAATCTGAAAGTATACTTTCATTTGAAGAAAGGCATGGAGAAGGACTTGGATGAATGTATCATGCAGTCATTGACGGTAGAGGAGTTTGAAACCAAATGGCAGGAAATGCTGGAGAAGCACAGTTGTGGGAAACATGCTCACATCAAGCGGATGTGGGAGAATAGGCAGTACTTTGTTCCTGCTTACTACCAACGAGTCTTCTGTCCTTTCACTAGATCAACAAGCAGAAGTGAGAGTTTCAACTCTAACTTTAAGGATTATGTTTTGAGGAAAGACACAATTGAAACATTTATCCGTCCATATGAATTGTTCCAGGAGAGTGTGATACATATAGAAAACGAAGATAGGTTCTTGTCTAATGAGAAAATTCCTGTTATGTGGGGATATCAACGGTTTGAACGGCATGCAGCTGAGATATATACTAGAGCCATATACAGCAAGTTCCTGACAGAGATGATGAATGCCACCACTTTTGGAGTGAGAGAGATTGAGAAAGATAAAAACTATGAACTTAAAAGAAACTTTGAGTATGAGATCCCAGAATTTGACAGGGAGATATTCACTGTGCATGTAGATCGAGCTGCTGAGCAATTTGACTATGAATGTGGAAAGTTTGACAGAGATGGAATTTTATGCTGCCACATTCTGAGACTGTTTACTCAGTTTGATTACCTCAAGATTCCAGAAAGGTATATAGTGGCAAGATGGACAAGAGAATTCAGAGAGATTAAGCTAAGGAAGCACAAGATTGATGTTCTTGGTCCACAAAGCCAAGACCAGTCACACAATGCCGTGCGATATGCAATTGTAATGAATACTGTTGGTGAGGTCTGTTCGGACATTAGTCATGATTCTGGGTATCGTCAAGAATTATTAGATGCAGTCAAGACTGTCCACAACAAGTATCTTGCTGGGAGAGAAGAAACAGAAGGGAACCAAGAAGCAAATGAGAATGAAAGGAATAGAAATAGTGACAATGGCCTAAAAGATCCTGCTGTTAAAAAGAACAAGTCTGTCAACAAAGGGAATAGAATGAAGCCTCGTTCAGAAATTGAAGCTCAAAAGTGTGCTGCGCGAAAGAGAAAAAATTCAATATAA